A part of Lacerta agilis isolate rLacAgi1 chromosome 7, rLacAgi1.pri, whole genome shotgun sequence genomic DNA contains:
- the PSMG2 gene encoding proteasome assembly chaperone 2 isoform X1, with protein MFVPCDGSACPDFKGFMLLMPAVSVGNVGQLAVDLVISTVGMSKVGYFYTDCLVPMVGNNPYATTEENATELCTNAEVYAAPSKQLAVLQIRSLFIKNKYRSFCQTLLSWVKSCSFAKIVLLSSSHAYQRNDQQLHGTSLRYLLSSAVEKAVGDQMQRLNRRELEQTAAFPGVTDEKVFHIPGGGITKLLFTESCSKGIPMIVLLKFCSEGDNIPDALALADYLNEWLQLTANQVKVCQPTINMESCSSPAKSSRWKIPSSWKLLYGSGLPPALF; from the exons ATGTTCGTTCCCTGCGATGGCTCCGCGTGCCCGGACTTCAAAGGCTTCATGCTCCTTATG ccAGCTGTATCAGTGGGAAATGTTGGCCAGCTAGCTGTAGATTTAGTCATTTCCACAGTTGGCATGTCCAAAGTTGGTTACTTTTATACTGATTGTCTTGTGCCGATGGTTGGAAATAATCCATATGCAACGACAGAAGAGAATGCAACAGAACTTTGTACAAATGCTGAAG TGTATGCAGCGCCTTCCAAACAGTTGGCTGTTCTACAGATAAGATCACTATTCATAAAG AATAAATATAGGTCCTTTTGTCAGACGCTACTATCCTGGGTGAAAAGTTGCAGTTTTGCCAAAATTGTTCTTCTGTCCAGCAGCCATGCTTACCAGCGTAATGACCAACAGCTTCATGG CACCTCATTGCGATATTTGCTTTCATCTGCTGTTGAGAAAGCAGTTGGAGATCAAATGCAGAGACTGAACAGGAgagaattggagcaaacagccgCTTTCCCTGGCGTAACAGATGAGAAAGTGTTCCACATTCCAGGAGGTGGTATCACAAAACTATTGTTCACTGAAAG TTGTTCAAAGGGTATTCCAATGATAGTTTTGCTGAAGTTTTGCTCAGAGGGAGACAATATCCCCGATGCCCTGGCTCTTGCTGACTACCTTAATGAATGGCTCCAGCTAACTGCAAACCAAGTAAAAGTATGCCAGCCCACAATAAACATG GAAagctgcagttctccagctaaatCTTCCAGATGGAAAATACCAAGTTCCTGGAAATTACTCTATGGCAGTGGACTTCCACCTGCGTTGTTTTAA
- the PSMG2 gene encoding proteasome assembly chaperone 2 isoform X2, whose translation MPAVSVGNVGQLAVDLVISTVGMSKVGYFYTDCLVPMVGNNPYATTEENATELCTNAEVYAAPSKQLAVLQIRSLFIKNKYRSFCQTLLSWVKSCSFAKIVLLSSSHAYQRNDQQLHGTSLRYLLSSAVEKAVGDQMQRLNRRELEQTAAFPGVTDEKVFHIPGGGITKLLFTESCSKGIPMIVLLKFCSEGDNIPDALALADYLNEWLQLTANQVKVCQPTINMESCSSPAKSSRWKIPSSWKLLYGSGLPPALF comes from the exons ATG ccAGCTGTATCAGTGGGAAATGTTGGCCAGCTAGCTGTAGATTTAGTCATTTCCACAGTTGGCATGTCCAAAGTTGGTTACTTTTATACTGATTGTCTTGTGCCGATGGTTGGAAATAATCCATATGCAACGACAGAAGAGAATGCAACAGAACTTTGTACAAATGCTGAAG TGTATGCAGCGCCTTCCAAACAGTTGGCTGTTCTACAGATAAGATCACTATTCATAAAG AATAAATATAGGTCCTTTTGTCAGACGCTACTATCCTGGGTGAAAAGTTGCAGTTTTGCCAAAATTGTTCTTCTGTCCAGCAGCCATGCTTACCAGCGTAATGACCAACAGCTTCATGG CACCTCATTGCGATATTTGCTTTCATCTGCTGTTGAGAAAGCAGTTGGAGATCAAATGCAGAGACTGAACAGGAgagaattggagcaaacagccgCTTTCCCTGGCGTAACAGATGAGAAAGTGTTCCACATTCCAGGAGGTGGTATCACAAAACTATTGTTCACTGAAAG TTGTTCAAAGGGTATTCCAATGATAGTTTTGCTGAAGTTTTGCTCAGAGGGAGACAATATCCCCGATGCCCTGGCTCTTGCTGACTACCTTAATGAATGGCTCCAGCTAACTGCAAACCAAGTAAAAGTATGCCAGCCCACAATAAACATG GAAagctgcagttctccagctaaatCTTCCAGATGGAAAATACCAAGTTCCTGGAAATTACTCTATGGCAGTGGACTTCCACCTGCGTTGTTTTAA